The following are from one region of the Phycisphaerae bacterium genome:
- a CDS encoding sigma-54-dependent Fis family transcriptional regulator, whose protein sequence is MSKPRILIIEDEKLIRWSLRQQFHDEGFIVDDAETGMAGLEKLNQAQFDLVMLDYKLPDMTGLAVLRKIREQDEDIVVLIMTAYSNIEDAVEAMRLGAYDYVSKPFKMDALMMTVNKALETTRLKREVRDFRAQMREKFGFDRILGKCAPMQELFELVRDVARSGASTIFLRGESGTGKDLIAKAIHYNSDRANRPFMNITCTAISETLLESELFGHERGAFTDAKSMKKGLLELAAGGTVFLDEVGDMPPQLQAKLLRFLEEKTFRRVGGVQDIEVDVRIVAATNREIEVLIGEGKFREDLFYRLNIIPIFLPPLRERGEDIQLIAEYYVDLFAREFRKGHRVLSPTAIQKLRDYSWPGNVRELRNAMERAILLSKHGSIQCDDIVLGSTGNGQPLSSAFPIEIPPDGIDLHTIEEQFVRKALSETGNNQTKAAKLLHLSRDQLRYRMERYGLLP, encoded by the coding sequence ATGAGCAAGCCACGCATTCTGATTATCGAAGACGAGAAGCTCATCCGCTGGTCACTCCGTCAGCAGTTCCATGATGAAGGTTTCATCGTCGATGATGCCGAAACCGGGATGGCAGGACTTGAAAAACTCAATCAAGCCCAATTCGACCTGGTCATGCTGGACTACAAGCTCCCGGACATGACCGGTCTGGCCGTCCTGCGAAAGATTCGCGAGCAGGATGAGGACATCGTCGTGCTCATCATGACGGCCTACAGCAACATCGAGGATGCTGTCGAAGCGATGCGACTGGGCGCCTACGATTACGTCAGCAAGCCGTTCAAAATGGACGCGCTGATGATGACCGTCAACAAAGCACTCGAAACCACACGCCTGAAGCGGGAAGTGCGGGATTTCCGCGCCCAGATGCGGGAGAAGTTCGGATTCGACCGCATTCTCGGCAAATGTGCGCCCATGCAGGAGCTGTTTGAACTCGTTCGCGATGTGGCACGCAGCGGGGCAAGCACCATTTTTCTGCGCGGCGAAAGCGGCACCGGAAAAGACTTGATCGCCAAAGCCATCCACTACAATTCCGACCGCGCAAACCGCCCGTTCATGAACATCACCTGCACCGCCATCAGCGAAACCCTTCTCGAAAGCGAGTTGTTCGGCCACGAACGCGGCGCCTTCACGGATGCCAAATCCATGAAGAAAGGCCTGCTCGAACTCGCTGCCGGCGGGACGGTTTTCCTCGATGAAGTTGGCGACATGCCGCCGCAGCTTCAGGCCAAGCTGCTTCGATTCCTTGAGGAAAAGACCTTCCGGCGCGTCGGCGGTGTCCAGGACATTGAAGTGGATGTTCGAATCGTCGCCGCTACCAATCGCGAAATTGAAGTCCTCATCGGAGAGGGAAAGTTCCGCGAGGATCTGTTCTATCGACTGAACATCATTCCGATCTTCCTCCCGCCGCTGCGCGAGCGCGGCGAGGACATCCAGCTGATCGCCGAATACTACGTCGACCTCTTCGCCAGGGAGTTTCGCAAAGGCCACCGGGTATTGTCTCCCACCGCGATTCAGAAGCTGCGCGATTACAGTTGGCCCGGAAACGTTCGGGAACTCCGAAACGCCATGGAACGCGCGATCCTTCTGTCGAAACACGGCTCAATACAGTGTGATGACATCGTGCTCGGCAGCACCGGCAATGGCCAGCCATTGTCGTCGGCCTTCCCGATCGAAATCCCGCCAGATGGCATCGACCTTCACACCATCGAGGAACAATTTGTCCGCAAGGCGCTTTCCGAAACTGGAAACAACCAGACCAAGGCGGCAAAGCTGCTCCACCTCTCCCGCGATCAATTAAGGTATCGCATGGAGCGCTACGGCCTGCTTCCCTGA